A region of the Rhodospirillales bacterium genome:
TCCCCTCGAAATACAGCAGGCCGAGGTTGTACTGCGCCGTGGAATGGCTCTGATCGCTGGCCGCGGCGTACCAGCGGGCCGCTTCCCGATAGTCCTGTGGAACACCTTGGCCGGTGTCGTGCAGGATGCCCATGTTGAATTGCGCGTCTGCGTCGCCACTTTCGGCAAGCGGCCGCAAGGCCGCCATCAGCGCTACGGCGTCCCCGGCTTCGAAGGCGCGCCGTACCTCTGCCCAATCTGCGGCCGCAGGTGCGCCGATCACCGCGACGAACACGATACACAGAACTCGGGCGATGCTCCGATCGATCATGCATCTTGCTCCATATCGGCACCGGCCGACGCGCCGTACTGGTGCCGGCGGCAGGACTTGAACCCGCAACCTTCCGCTTACAAGGCGGGTGCTCTACCGTTGAGCTACGCCGGCTCAGGTACCCATCTGAGGCCCAAGTATAGGATCCGGATTTCGGGAATCTGGCCCGCGTCGGTCGGCCCTATGGTGTGCTAGTCTACGGGCTCGTCTCCGATTTCCGCAAAGGCTCTCGCTTGATGCAGCAGAATATTGCCGCGGTATCTCCGCCGGCTGAGGACGGGTTTGCATCTCGTCTGATGATGACGATGGCAACCACCATCGTTGGTCAGCAAGAGATGCTGGAACGGATTGTGATT
Encoded here:
- a CDS encoding tetratricopeptide repeat protein → MIDRSIARVLCIVFVAVIGAPAAADWAEVRRAFEAGDAVALMAALRPLAESGDADAQFNMGILHDTGQGVPQDYREAARWYAAASDQSHSTAQYNLGLLYFEGKGVERDQAKALDLYRRAARNGDADAFSSIGYMFLNGISVEKDRLEGLAYFLLAAERGSGDGARNRDLVLGSFDTNDFAFARSRSRDLAVEFSQP